A part of Scleropages formosus chromosome 3, fSclFor1.1, whole genome shotgun sequence genomic DNA contains:
- the LOC108934933 gene encoding ADAMTS-like protein 2 isoform X2: protein MHCLSTSGSCAAALIRASLLLLGIGEASSASFKDSSEEPPGQSEEVAQWWGEWSSWSTCSRTCGGGVRSQERHCLQQRLTAVPNVSISICVGAAKKYQLCPHQPCPYSRISFKQQQCSSFNSKAFGKRHYVWVPLYPDDYISISSKPCDLQCTTTTGERQLLVPAHDGTYCRDGIYQGVCIEGQCQVVGCDGKLYSSKKVDKCGVCGGTGNSCYRVSGSYRKGITQLGYLFITSIPAGATDIQIIERRKTENILALSDEAGHFFFNGNFIIDNPRNFHVAGTVFKYRRPANIFSDGLEYIISQGPTNQGLNVMYYNLNGKMPHITYEYTVPRMVEPKMATPLVLDSGFLQKHGAAAVLPEAQQSPEWDTNDTMVEVSYGSNEINVSEEYRVRNHTMLQAPYDGVSQLVGSEWELEPLLNLTNLPSIAPFQPITESLPNNVESDLRGTEGQVDFAHLEANLIYRNAGYQNGTHNLPKSLLRSLTRPGPPQQLCANGSTVASPCPGTEDSEIVRNGVSPGNTLLLDVRPVGLDSEPIDGNPSGPSVETGPLQNRTFPQQGSLFKLQQVVPALAHDTESNEFEVGSLDHDISLADMYRWKVSAYAPCSSTCTTGISISYALCVRFDGSEVDESHCDALTRPEPTHEFCTGKECPPRWETSRWSECSRTCGEGHQFRTVRCWRMMAPGFDSTVYDELCRAADLSKPMARKACRSQACGPQWEISAWSECSARCGGVGLQTREVRCSMDTRLCNNSTRPPAERECKGPPCDRRWTVSDWGPCSGPCGKGRMTRYVVCKNSHGSVISDVQCDLDLKPLAVYPCGDRNCPAHWVEQEWEQCNATCGRGSKTRQVVCSGLENGVFKEFPEHACDPALKPEETAACFERPCSKWFTTAWSQCSKTCGSGVKVREVKCYQGEELGHSCDSKIKPEARRVCEEQSCPTEAPEEACQDKATANCALVLKVKLCTHWYYRKACCLSCKNKAQ, encoded by the exons ATGCACTGTCTTTCCACTTCGGGCTCTTGCGCTGCTGCCCTCATCCGCGCCTCCCTTTTACTTCTCGGCATCGGAGAAGCATCCAGCGCCAGCTTCAAG GACAGCAGTGAGGAGCCCCCGGGGCAGTCTGAAGAGGTAGCCCAGTGGTGGGGGGAGTGGAGCAGCTGGTCCACCTGCTCTCGAACCTGTGGAGGAGGGGTGCGTTCCCAGGAGCGCCATTGTCTGCAGCAGAG GCTTACAGCAGTGCCTAATGTGAGCATCTCCATTTGTGTTGGGGCTGCAAAGAAGTACCAGCTGTGCCCTCATCAG CCATGTCCCTACAGCAGAATCAGCttcaaacagcagcagtgctcCTCCTTCAACAGCAAAGCCTTTGGCAAGAGGCACTACGTATGGGTCCCCTTGTACCCAG ATGACTACATTAGCATTTCCAGTAAGCCATGTGATCTCCAGTGTACCACCACCACTGGGGAGAGACAGCTCCTGGTCCCAGCCCATGATGGCACTTATTGTCGGGATGGGATCTACCAGGGGGTGTGCATCGAAGGCCAGTGTCAG GTGGTGGGTTGTGACGGGAAGCTCTACTCCAGTAAAAAGGTAGACAAGTGTGGAGTGTGTGGTGGGACCGGCAACTCGTGCTACCGCGTCTCAGGGTCCTACCGAAAGGGAATCACACAGTTAG GTTACTTGTTCATAACCAGTATTCCTGCTGGAGCTACTGACATCCAGATCATTGAAAGGCGGAAGACTGAAAACATTCTTG CTCTTTCTGATGAAGCCGGACACTTTTTCTTCAATGGGAACTTTATCATCGACAACCCCAGGAACTTTCATGTGGCGGGTACAGTCTTCAAGTACAGGAGACCTGCTAATATCTTCTCTGATGGTCTGGAATATATCATTTCCCAGGGCCCCACCAACCAGGGACTGAATGTTATG TATTACAACTTGAATGGGAAGATGCCGCACATCACATATGAGTACACTGTTCCTCGAATGGTGGAGCCTAAGATGGCAACACCTCTGGTACTTGACTCAGGTTTCCTCCAAAAGCATGGGGCAGCGGCAGTGCTGCCTGAGGCCCAGCAGAgtccagaatgggacaccaatGACACCATGGTAGAGGTCTCGTATGGCAGCAACGAGATTAATGTTAGTGAGGAGTATAGGGTGAGGAACCACACAATGCTGCAGGCCCCATATGATGGTGTGTCACAACTTGTGGGCTCAGAGTGGGAGCTGGAACCCCTGCTGAACCTCACCAACCTGCCTAGCATCGCTCCCTTCCAACCTATTACAGAATCCCTTCCGAACAATGTGGAGAGTGACCTACGTGGTACTGAGGGCCAGGTGGATTTTG cACATTTGGAGGCAAACTTAATCTATAGGAATGCTGGCTATCAAAATGGGACACATAATCTTCCCAAGTCCCTCCTAAGGAGCCTGACCCGCCCGGGGCCACCCCAGCAGCTGTGTGCAAACGGCTCTACCGTTGCCTCACCTTGCCCAGGCACTGAGGACTCGGAGATTGTACGGAACGGTGTCTCCCCAGGCAACACCCTGTTACTGGACGTGCGCCCAGTGGGTTTGGACTCTGAGCCCATTGATGGGAACCCTTCTGGACCCTCAGTGGAGACGGGGCCTCTACAAAATAGAACATTTCCTCAGCAGGGCAGTCTGTTCAagctccagcaggtggtgccaGCACTAGCACACGACACTGAGAG CAATGAGTTTGAGGTGGGATCTCTTGATCATGACATCAGCCTGGCTGACATGTACAGATGGAAGGTATCTGCGTATGCACCCTGCAGTTCAACATGTACCACAG GGATAAGCATTTCCTATGCCCTGTGTGTTCGCTTTGATGGATCTGAAGTAGACGAGAGCCACTGCGATGCTTTAACCAGACCGGAGCCCACCCATGAGTTCTGCACAGGGAAAGAGTGTCCCCCGAG ATGGGAGACGAGCCGTTGGAGCGAGTGTTCCAGGACCTGTGGCGAGGGCCACCAGTTCCGCACGGTGCGCTGCTGGCGGATGATGGCGCCTGGGTTCGACAGCACTGTGTACGATGAGCTGTGCCGCGCAGCTGATCTGTCCAAGCCCATGGCTCGAAAAGCGTGTCGGAGCCAGGCGTGTGGACCGCAGTGGGAGATCTCTGCCTGGTCTGAG TGCTCAGCGCGCTGCGGTGGCGTGGGCCTGCAGACCCGTGAGGTGCGCTGTTCAATGGACACGCGGCTCTGCAATAACTCGACCCGCCCTCCGGCCGAGCGGGAGTGCAAGGGGCCGCCGTGCGACCGCAGATGGACCGTGTCCGACTGGGGCCCT TGCTCAGGGCCCTGTGGAAAGGGCCGCATGACGCGCTACGTGGTGTGCAAGAACAGCCACGGCAGCGTCATCTCCGATGTGCAGTGTGACCTCGACCTCAAACCCCTGGCTGTGTACCCCTGTGGGGATAGAAACTGTCCCGCCCACTGGGTGGAACAGGAGTGGGAACAG tgtaatGCCACCTGTGGGCGCGGCTCGAAAACACGGCAGGTGGTCTGCTCTGGCCTAGAGAACGGTGTCTTCAAGGAGTTCCCTGAGCATGCCTGTGATCCGGCTCTGAAGCCCGAGGAGACGGCAGCCTGCTTTGAGAGGCCCTGCTCCAAATGGTTTACCACAGCGTGGTCCCAG TGCAGCAAGACGTGCGGCAGTGGGGTGAAGGTCCGAGAGGTCAAGTGTTACCAGGGTGAGGAGCTGGGCCACAGCTGCGACTCCAAGATCAAACCTGAGGCTAGGCGGGTGTGTGAGGAACAATCCTGCCCGACGGAGGCGCCAG AAGAGGCGTGCCAGGACAAGGCGACAGCGAACTGCGCTCTGGTGCTCAAGGTGAAGCTGTGCACACACTGGTATTACAGGAAGGCCTGCTGCCTGTCATGCAAGAACAAGGCCCAGTAG
- the LOC108934933 gene encoding ADAMTS-like protein 2 isoform X1, with protein sequence MHCLSTSGSCAAALIRASLLLLGIGEASSASFKDSSEEPPGQSEEVAQWWGEWSSWSTCSRTCGGGVRSQERHCLQQRLTAVPNVSISICVGAAKKYQLCPHQPCPYSRISFKQQQCSSFNSKAFGKRHYVWVPLYPDDYISISSKPCDLQCTTTTGERQLLVPAHDGTYCRDGIYQGVCIEGQCQVVGCDGKLYSSKKVDKCGVCGGTGNSCYRVSGSYRKGITQLGYLFITSIPAGATDIQIIERRKTENILALSDEAGHFFFNGNFIIDNPRNFHVAGTVFKYRRPANIFSDGLEYIISQGPTNQGLNVMYYNLNGKMPHITYEYTVPRMVEPKMATPLVLDSGFLQKHGAAAVLPEAQQSPEWDTNDTMVEVSYGSNEINVSEEYRVRNHTMLQAPYDGVSQLVGSEWELEPLLNLTNLPSIAPFQPITESLPNNVESDLRGTEGQVDFAHLEANLIYRNAGYQNGTHNLPKSLLRSLTRPGPPQQLCANGSTVASPCPGTEDSEIVRNGVSPGNTLLLDVRPVGLDSEPIDGNPSGPSVETGPLQNRTFPQQGSLFKLQQVVPALAHDTESSNEFEVGSLDHDISLADMYRWKVSAYAPCSSTCTTGISISYALCVRFDGSEVDESHCDALTRPEPTHEFCTGKECPPRWETSRWSECSRTCGEGHQFRTVRCWRMMAPGFDSTVYDELCRAADLSKPMARKACRSQACGPQWEISAWSECSARCGGVGLQTREVRCSMDTRLCNNSTRPPAERECKGPPCDRRWTVSDWGPCSGPCGKGRMTRYVVCKNSHGSVISDVQCDLDLKPLAVYPCGDRNCPAHWVEQEWEQCNATCGRGSKTRQVVCSGLENGVFKEFPEHACDPALKPEETAACFERPCSKWFTTAWSQCSKTCGSGVKVREVKCYQGEELGHSCDSKIKPEARRVCEEQSCPTEAPEEACQDKATANCALVLKVKLCTHWYYRKACCLSCKNKAQ encoded by the exons ATGCACTGTCTTTCCACTTCGGGCTCTTGCGCTGCTGCCCTCATCCGCGCCTCCCTTTTACTTCTCGGCATCGGAGAAGCATCCAGCGCCAGCTTCAAG GACAGCAGTGAGGAGCCCCCGGGGCAGTCTGAAGAGGTAGCCCAGTGGTGGGGGGAGTGGAGCAGCTGGTCCACCTGCTCTCGAACCTGTGGAGGAGGGGTGCGTTCCCAGGAGCGCCATTGTCTGCAGCAGAG GCTTACAGCAGTGCCTAATGTGAGCATCTCCATTTGTGTTGGGGCTGCAAAGAAGTACCAGCTGTGCCCTCATCAG CCATGTCCCTACAGCAGAATCAGCttcaaacagcagcagtgctcCTCCTTCAACAGCAAAGCCTTTGGCAAGAGGCACTACGTATGGGTCCCCTTGTACCCAG ATGACTACATTAGCATTTCCAGTAAGCCATGTGATCTCCAGTGTACCACCACCACTGGGGAGAGACAGCTCCTGGTCCCAGCCCATGATGGCACTTATTGTCGGGATGGGATCTACCAGGGGGTGTGCATCGAAGGCCAGTGTCAG GTGGTGGGTTGTGACGGGAAGCTCTACTCCAGTAAAAAGGTAGACAAGTGTGGAGTGTGTGGTGGGACCGGCAACTCGTGCTACCGCGTCTCAGGGTCCTACCGAAAGGGAATCACACAGTTAG GTTACTTGTTCATAACCAGTATTCCTGCTGGAGCTACTGACATCCAGATCATTGAAAGGCGGAAGACTGAAAACATTCTTG CTCTTTCTGATGAAGCCGGACACTTTTTCTTCAATGGGAACTTTATCATCGACAACCCCAGGAACTTTCATGTGGCGGGTACAGTCTTCAAGTACAGGAGACCTGCTAATATCTTCTCTGATGGTCTGGAATATATCATTTCCCAGGGCCCCACCAACCAGGGACTGAATGTTATG TATTACAACTTGAATGGGAAGATGCCGCACATCACATATGAGTACACTGTTCCTCGAATGGTGGAGCCTAAGATGGCAACACCTCTGGTACTTGACTCAGGTTTCCTCCAAAAGCATGGGGCAGCGGCAGTGCTGCCTGAGGCCCAGCAGAgtccagaatgggacaccaatGACACCATGGTAGAGGTCTCGTATGGCAGCAACGAGATTAATGTTAGTGAGGAGTATAGGGTGAGGAACCACACAATGCTGCAGGCCCCATATGATGGTGTGTCACAACTTGTGGGCTCAGAGTGGGAGCTGGAACCCCTGCTGAACCTCACCAACCTGCCTAGCATCGCTCCCTTCCAACCTATTACAGAATCCCTTCCGAACAATGTGGAGAGTGACCTACGTGGTACTGAGGGCCAGGTGGATTTTG cACATTTGGAGGCAAACTTAATCTATAGGAATGCTGGCTATCAAAATGGGACACATAATCTTCCCAAGTCCCTCCTAAGGAGCCTGACCCGCCCGGGGCCACCCCAGCAGCTGTGTGCAAACGGCTCTACCGTTGCCTCACCTTGCCCAGGCACTGAGGACTCGGAGATTGTACGGAACGGTGTCTCCCCAGGCAACACCCTGTTACTGGACGTGCGCCCAGTGGGTTTGGACTCTGAGCCCATTGATGGGAACCCTTCTGGACCCTCAGTGGAGACGGGGCCTCTACAAAATAGAACATTTCCTCAGCAGGGCAGTCTGTTCAagctccagcaggtggtgccaGCACTAGCACACGACACTGAGAG CAGCAATGAGTTTGAGGTGGGATCTCTTGATCATGACATCAGCCTGGCTGACATGTACAGATGGAAGGTATCTGCGTATGCACCCTGCAGTTCAACATGTACCACAG GGATAAGCATTTCCTATGCCCTGTGTGTTCGCTTTGATGGATCTGAAGTAGACGAGAGCCACTGCGATGCTTTAACCAGACCGGAGCCCACCCATGAGTTCTGCACAGGGAAAGAGTGTCCCCCGAG ATGGGAGACGAGCCGTTGGAGCGAGTGTTCCAGGACCTGTGGCGAGGGCCACCAGTTCCGCACGGTGCGCTGCTGGCGGATGATGGCGCCTGGGTTCGACAGCACTGTGTACGATGAGCTGTGCCGCGCAGCTGATCTGTCCAAGCCCATGGCTCGAAAAGCGTGTCGGAGCCAGGCGTGTGGACCGCAGTGGGAGATCTCTGCCTGGTCTGAG TGCTCAGCGCGCTGCGGTGGCGTGGGCCTGCAGACCCGTGAGGTGCGCTGTTCAATGGACACGCGGCTCTGCAATAACTCGACCCGCCCTCCGGCCGAGCGGGAGTGCAAGGGGCCGCCGTGCGACCGCAGATGGACCGTGTCCGACTGGGGCCCT TGCTCAGGGCCCTGTGGAAAGGGCCGCATGACGCGCTACGTGGTGTGCAAGAACAGCCACGGCAGCGTCATCTCCGATGTGCAGTGTGACCTCGACCTCAAACCCCTGGCTGTGTACCCCTGTGGGGATAGAAACTGTCCCGCCCACTGGGTGGAACAGGAGTGGGAACAG tgtaatGCCACCTGTGGGCGCGGCTCGAAAACACGGCAGGTGGTCTGCTCTGGCCTAGAGAACGGTGTCTTCAAGGAGTTCCCTGAGCATGCCTGTGATCCGGCTCTGAAGCCCGAGGAGACGGCAGCCTGCTTTGAGAGGCCCTGCTCCAAATGGTTTACCACAGCGTGGTCCCAG TGCAGCAAGACGTGCGGCAGTGGGGTGAAGGTCCGAGAGGTCAAGTGTTACCAGGGTGAGGAGCTGGGCCACAGCTGCGACTCCAAGATCAAACCTGAGGCTAGGCGGGTGTGTGAGGAACAATCCTGCCCGACGGAGGCGCCAG AAGAGGCGTGCCAGGACAAGGCGACAGCGAACTGCGCTCTGGTGCTCAAGGTGAAGCTGTGCACACACTGGTATTACAGGAAGGCCTGCTGCCTGTCATGCAAGAACAAGGCCCAGTAG
- the LOC108934933 gene encoding ADAMTS-like protein 2 isoform X3 — translation MSLQQNQLQTAAVLLLQQQSLWQEALRMGPLVPRWACHLGNDYISISSKPCDLQCTTTTGERQLLVPAHDGTYCRDGIYQGVCIEGQCQVVGCDGKLYSSKKVDKCGVCGGTGNSCYRVSGSYRKGITQLGYLFITSIPAGATDIQIIERRKTENILALSDEAGHFFFNGNFIIDNPRNFHVAGTVFKYRRPANIFSDGLEYIISQGPTNQGLNVMYYNLNGKMPHITYEYTVPRMVEPKMATPLVLDSGFLQKHGAAAVLPEAQQSPEWDTNDTMVEVSYGSNEINVSEEYRVRNHTMLQAPYDGVSQLVGSEWELEPLLNLTNLPSIAPFQPITESLPNNVESDLRGTEGQVDFAHLEANLIYRNAGYQNGTHNLPKSLLRSLTRPGPPQQLCANGSTVASPCPGTEDSEIVRNGVSPGNTLLLDVRPVGLDSEPIDGNPSGPSVETGPLQNRTFPQQGSLFKLQQVVPALAHDTESSNEFEVGSLDHDISLADMYRWKVSAYAPCSSTCTTGISISYALCVRFDGSEVDESHCDALTRPEPTHEFCTGKECPPRWETSRWSECSRTCGEGHQFRTVRCWRMMAPGFDSTVYDELCRAADLSKPMARKACRSQACGPQWEISAWSECSARCGGVGLQTREVRCSMDTRLCNNSTRPPAERECKGPPCDRRWTVSDWGPCSGPCGKGRMTRYVVCKNSHGSVISDVQCDLDLKPLAVYPCGDRNCPAHWVEQEWEQCNATCGRGSKTRQVVCSGLENGVFKEFPEHACDPALKPEETAACFERPCSKWFTTAWSQCSKTCGSGVKVREVKCYQGEELGHSCDSKIKPEARRVCEEQSCPTEAPEEACQDKATANCALVLKVKLCTHWYYRKACCLSCKNKAQ, via the exons ATGTCCCTACAGCAGAATCAGCttcaaacagcagcagtgctcCTCCTTCAACAGCAAAGCCTTTGGCAAGAGGCACTACGTATGGGTCCCCTTGTACCCAGGTGGGCCTGTCATTTGGGAA ATGACTACATTAGCATTTCCAGTAAGCCATGTGATCTCCAGTGTACCACCACCACTGGGGAGAGACAGCTCCTGGTCCCAGCCCATGATGGCACTTATTGTCGGGATGGGATCTACCAGGGGGTGTGCATCGAAGGCCAGTGTCAG GTGGTGGGTTGTGACGGGAAGCTCTACTCCAGTAAAAAGGTAGACAAGTGTGGAGTGTGTGGTGGGACCGGCAACTCGTGCTACCGCGTCTCAGGGTCCTACCGAAAGGGAATCACACAGTTAG GTTACTTGTTCATAACCAGTATTCCTGCTGGAGCTACTGACATCCAGATCATTGAAAGGCGGAAGACTGAAAACATTCTTG CTCTTTCTGATGAAGCCGGACACTTTTTCTTCAATGGGAACTTTATCATCGACAACCCCAGGAACTTTCATGTGGCGGGTACAGTCTTCAAGTACAGGAGACCTGCTAATATCTTCTCTGATGGTCTGGAATATATCATTTCCCAGGGCCCCACCAACCAGGGACTGAATGTTATG TATTACAACTTGAATGGGAAGATGCCGCACATCACATATGAGTACACTGTTCCTCGAATGGTGGAGCCTAAGATGGCAACACCTCTGGTACTTGACTCAGGTTTCCTCCAAAAGCATGGGGCAGCGGCAGTGCTGCCTGAGGCCCAGCAGAgtccagaatgggacaccaatGACACCATGGTAGAGGTCTCGTATGGCAGCAACGAGATTAATGTTAGTGAGGAGTATAGGGTGAGGAACCACACAATGCTGCAGGCCCCATATGATGGTGTGTCACAACTTGTGGGCTCAGAGTGGGAGCTGGAACCCCTGCTGAACCTCACCAACCTGCCTAGCATCGCTCCCTTCCAACCTATTACAGAATCCCTTCCGAACAATGTGGAGAGTGACCTACGTGGTACTGAGGGCCAGGTGGATTTTG cACATTTGGAGGCAAACTTAATCTATAGGAATGCTGGCTATCAAAATGGGACACATAATCTTCCCAAGTCCCTCCTAAGGAGCCTGACCCGCCCGGGGCCACCCCAGCAGCTGTGTGCAAACGGCTCTACCGTTGCCTCACCTTGCCCAGGCACTGAGGACTCGGAGATTGTACGGAACGGTGTCTCCCCAGGCAACACCCTGTTACTGGACGTGCGCCCAGTGGGTTTGGACTCTGAGCCCATTGATGGGAACCCTTCTGGACCCTCAGTGGAGACGGGGCCTCTACAAAATAGAACATTTCCTCAGCAGGGCAGTCTGTTCAagctccagcaggtggtgccaGCACTAGCACACGACACTGAGAG CAGCAATGAGTTTGAGGTGGGATCTCTTGATCATGACATCAGCCTGGCTGACATGTACAGATGGAAGGTATCTGCGTATGCACCCTGCAGTTCAACATGTACCACAG GGATAAGCATTTCCTATGCCCTGTGTGTTCGCTTTGATGGATCTGAAGTAGACGAGAGCCACTGCGATGCTTTAACCAGACCGGAGCCCACCCATGAGTTCTGCACAGGGAAAGAGTGTCCCCCGAG ATGGGAGACGAGCCGTTGGAGCGAGTGTTCCAGGACCTGTGGCGAGGGCCACCAGTTCCGCACGGTGCGCTGCTGGCGGATGATGGCGCCTGGGTTCGACAGCACTGTGTACGATGAGCTGTGCCGCGCAGCTGATCTGTCCAAGCCCATGGCTCGAAAAGCGTGTCGGAGCCAGGCGTGTGGACCGCAGTGGGAGATCTCTGCCTGGTCTGAG TGCTCAGCGCGCTGCGGTGGCGTGGGCCTGCAGACCCGTGAGGTGCGCTGTTCAATGGACACGCGGCTCTGCAATAACTCGACCCGCCCTCCGGCCGAGCGGGAGTGCAAGGGGCCGCCGTGCGACCGCAGATGGACCGTGTCCGACTGGGGCCCT TGCTCAGGGCCCTGTGGAAAGGGCCGCATGACGCGCTACGTGGTGTGCAAGAACAGCCACGGCAGCGTCATCTCCGATGTGCAGTGTGACCTCGACCTCAAACCCCTGGCTGTGTACCCCTGTGGGGATAGAAACTGTCCCGCCCACTGGGTGGAACAGGAGTGGGAACAG tgtaatGCCACCTGTGGGCGCGGCTCGAAAACACGGCAGGTGGTCTGCTCTGGCCTAGAGAACGGTGTCTTCAAGGAGTTCCCTGAGCATGCCTGTGATCCGGCTCTGAAGCCCGAGGAGACGGCAGCCTGCTTTGAGAGGCCCTGCTCCAAATGGTTTACCACAGCGTGGTCCCAG TGCAGCAAGACGTGCGGCAGTGGGGTGAAGGTCCGAGAGGTCAAGTGTTACCAGGGTGAGGAGCTGGGCCACAGCTGCGACTCCAAGATCAAACCTGAGGCTAGGCGGGTGTGTGAGGAACAATCCTGCCCGACGGAGGCGCCAG AAGAGGCGTGCCAGGACAAGGCGACAGCGAACTGCGCTCTGGTGCTCAAGGTGAAGCTGTGCACACACTGGTATTACAGGAAGGCCTGCTGCCTGTCATGCAAGAACAAGGCCCAGTAG
- the LOC108934933 gene encoding ADAMTS-like protein 2 isoform X4, with translation MHCLSTSGSCAAALIRASLLLLGIGEASSASFKDSSEEPPGQSEEVAQWWGEWSSWSTCSRTCGGGVRSQERHCLQQRLTAVPNVSISICVGAAKKYQLCPHQPCPYSRISFKQQQCSSFNSKAFGKRHYVWVPLYPDDYISISSKPCDLQCTTTTGERQLLVPAHDGTYCRDGIYQGVCIEGQCQVVGCDGKLYSSKKVDKCGVCGGTGNSCYRVSGSYRKGITQLGYLFITSIPAGATDIQIIERRKTENILALSDEAGHFFFNGNFIIDNPRNFHVAGTVFKYRRPANIFSDGLEYIISQGPTNQGLNVMYYNLNGKMPHITYEYTVPRMVEPKMATPLVLDSGFLQKHGAAAVLPEAQQSPEWDTNDTMVEVSYGSNEINVSEEYRVRNHTMLQAPYDGVSQLVGSEWELEPLLNLTNLPSIAPFQPITESLPNNVESDLRGTEGQVDFAHLEANLIYRNAGYQNGTHNLPKSLLRSLTRPGPPQQLCANGSTVASPCPGTEDSEIVRNGVSPGNTLLLDVRPVGLDSEPIDGNPSGPSVETGPLQNRTFPQQGSLFKLQQVVPALAHDTESSNEFEVGSLDHDISLADMYRWKVSAYAPCSSTCTTGISISYALCVRFDGSEVDESHCDALTRPEPTHEFCTGKECPPRWETSRWSECSRTCGEGHQFRTVRCWRMMAPGFDSTVYDELCRAADLSKPMARKACRSQACGPQWEISAWSECSARCGGVGLQTREVRCSMDTRLCNNSTRPPAERECKGPPCDRRWTVSDWGPCSGPCGKGRMTRYVVCKNSHGSVISDVQCDLDLKPLAVYPCGDRNCPAHWVEQEWEQVCVCFSVMPPVGAARKHGRWSALA, from the exons ATGCACTGTCTTTCCACTTCGGGCTCTTGCGCTGCTGCCCTCATCCGCGCCTCCCTTTTACTTCTCGGCATCGGAGAAGCATCCAGCGCCAGCTTCAAG GACAGCAGTGAGGAGCCCCCGGGGCAGTCTGAAGAGGTAGCCCAGTGGTGGGGGGAGTGGAGCAGCTGGTCCACCTGCTCTCGAACCTGTGGAGGAGGGGTGCGTTCCCAGGAGCGCCATTGTCTGCAGCAGAG GCTTACAGCAGTGCCTAATGTGAGCATCTCCATTTGTGTTGGGGCTGCAAAGAAGTACCAGCTGTGCCCTCATCAG CCATGTCCCTACAGCAGAATCAGCttcaaacagcagcagtgctcCTCCTTCAACAGCAAAGCCTTTGGCAAGAGGCACTACGTATGGGTCCCCTTGTACCCAG ATGACTACATTAGCATTTCCAGTAAGCCATGTGATCTCCAGTGTACCACCACCACTGGGGAGAGACAGCTCCTGGTCCCAGCCCATGATGGCACTTATTGTCGGGATGGGATCTACCAGGGGGTGTGCATCGAAGGCCAGTGTCAG GTGGTGGGTTGTGACGGGAAGCTCTACTCCAGTAAAAAGGTAGACAAGTGTGGAGTGTGTGGTGGGACCGGCAACTCGTGCTACCGCGTCTCAGGGTCCTACCGAAAGGGAATCACACAGTTAG GTTACTTGTTCATAACCAGTATTCCTGCTGGAGCTACTGACATCCAGATCATTGAAAGGCGGAAGACTGAAAACATTCTTG CTCTTTCTGATGAAGCCGGACACTTTTTCTTCAATGGGAACTTTATCATCGACAACCCCAGGAACTTTCATGTGGCGGGTACAGTCTTCAAGTACAGGAGACCTGCTAATATCTTCTCTGATGGTCTGGAATATATCATTTCCCAGGGCCCCACCAACCAGGGACTGAATGTTATG TATTACAACTTGAATGGGAAGATGCCGCACATCACATATGAGTACACTGTTCCTCGAATGGTGGAGCCTAAGATGGCAACACCTCTGGTACTTGACTCAGGTTTCCTCCAAAAGCATGGGGCAGCGGCAGTGCTGCCTGAGGCCCAGCAGAgtccagaatgggacaccaatGACACCATGGTAGAGGTCTCGTATGGCAGCAACGAGATTAATGTTAGTGAGGAGTATAGGGTGAGGAACCACACAATGCTGCAGGCCCCATATGATGGTGTGTCACAACTTGTGGGCTCAGAGTGGGAGCTGGAACCCCTGCTGAACCTCACCAACCTGCCTAGCATCGCTCCCTTCCAACCTATTACAGAATCCCTTCCGAACAATGTGGAGAGTGACCTACGTGGTACTGAGGGCCAGGTGGATTTTG cACATTTGGAGGCAAACTTAATCTATAGGAATGCTGGCTATCAAAATGGGACACATAATCTTCCCAAGTCCCTCCTAAGGAGCCTGACCCGCCCGGGGCCACCCCAGCAGCTGTGTGCAAACGGCTCTACCGTTGCCTCACCTTGCCCAGGCACTGAGGACTCGGAGATTGTACGGAACGGTGTCTCCCCAGGCAACACCCTGTTACTGGACGTGCGCCCAGTGGGTTTGGACTCTGAGCCCATTGATGGGAACCCTTCTGGACCCTCAGTGGAGACGGGGCCTCTACAAAATAGAACATTTCCTCAGCAGGGCAGTCTGTTCAagctccagcaggtggtgccaGCACTAGCACACGACACTGAGAG CAGCAATGAGTTTGAGGTGGGATCTCTTGATCATGACATCAGCCTGGCTGACATGTACAGATGGAAGGTATCTGCGTATGCACCCTGCAGTTCAACATGTACCACAG GGATAAGCATTTCCTATGCCCTGTGTGTTCGCTTTGATGGATCTGAAGTAGACGAGAGCCACTGCGATGCTTTAACCAGACCGGAGCCCACCCATGAGTTCTGCACAGGGAAAGAGTGTCCCCCGAG ATGGGAGACGAGCCGTTGGAGCGAGTGTTCCAGGACCTGTGGCGAGGGCCACCAGTTCCGCACGGTGCGCTGCTGGCGGATGATGGCGCCTGGGTTCGACAGCACTGTGTACGATGAGCTGTGCCGCGCAGCTGATCTGTCCAAGCCCATGGCTCGAAAAGCGTGTCGGAGCCAGGCGTGTGGACCGCAGTGGGAGATCTCTGCCTGGTCTGAG TGCTCAGCGCGCTGCGGTGGCGTGGGCCTGCAGACCCGTGAGGTGCGCTGTTCAATGGACACGCGGCTCTGCAATAACTCGACCCGCCCTCCGGCCGAGCGGGAGTGCAAGGGGCCGCCGTGCGACCGCAGATGGACCGTGTCCGACTGGGGCCCT TGCTCAGGGCCCTGTGGAAAGGGCCGCATGACGCGCTACGTGGTGTGCAAGAACAGCCACGGCAGCGTCATCTCCGATGTGCAGTGTGACCTCGACCTCAAACCCCTGGCTGTGTACCCCTGTGGGGATAGAAACTGTCCCGCCCACTGGGTGGAACAGGAGTGGGAACAG gtgtgtgtgtgtttcagtgtaatGCCACCTGTGGGCGCGGCTCGAAAACACGGCAGGTGGTCTGCTCTGGCCTAG